The following are encoded in a window of Candidatus Rokuibacteriota bacterium genomic DNA:
- a CDS encoding Hsp20/alpha crystallin family protein, whose translation MRSLMPWMGMPNLKQEMEKLFDRFADFKLEEFPATGEWAPSMDVSETKDAVMVKAEVPGMDPKDIQISLQEQLLTIKGEKQIDKEEKEERYYRAERSYGAFTRSVRLPVAVDGSRVSASFKNGLLTVTLPKTPAAKGTMIPIKTE comes from the coding sequence ATGCGTTCGCTGATGCCGTGGATGGGGATGCCGAACCTCAAGCAGGAGATGGAAAAGCTCTTCGACCGGTTCGCCGACTTCAAGCTGGAGGAGTTCCCGGCGACGGGCGAGTGGGCGCCGAGCATGGATGTCTCCGAGACGAAGGACGCCGTGATGGTCAAGGCGGAAGTCCCGGGCATGGATCCGAAGGACATCCAGATCTCGCTCCAGGAGCAGCTTCTGACCATCAAGGGCGAGAAGCAGATCGACAAGGAGGAGAAAGAGGAGCGCTACTACCGCGCGGAGCGGAGCTACGGGGCCTTCACCCGCAGCGTCCGTCTGCCCGTGGCCGTGGACGGCAGCAGGGTCAGCGCATCCTTTAAGAACGGGCTGCTGACGGTCACCCTGCCCAAGACGCCCGCCGCCAAGGGCACGATGATCCCGATCAAGACGGAGTAG
- a CDS encoding RtcB family protein, which yields MRTSPELRAKARPAGDCVWEIAPSEKAGMRVPARIYASEALFGQMDDGVFEQVTNVACLPGIVRAALCMPDGHWGYGFPIGGVAAFDAEDGVISPGGIGFDINCGMRLIRTGLSEGEVRPRITELIDALFEAVPSGVGAKGFVRLTEESFRRIMVQGAGWCVAHGYGWPEDLERMEGQGCLPGADPTHVSARAVSRGMEQLGTLGSGNHYLEIQVVREGGIHDPVAARALGVEAPGQVFVMLHCGSRGFGHQIGTDYLRIFDQAMPRYGIRVNDRELACAPFRSPEGQAYFGAMTAAANSAFANRQVITHRVREVFSRIFGRDARTLGLDMIYDVCHNTAKLERHRVDGREMELVVHRKGATRAFGPGAPDVPSAYRTIGQPVIIGGSMETGSALLVGTAHAMEETWGSTAHGAGRTMSRAQAKKLVRGDTLIRDMAARGIVVRAASKSGVAEEAGFAYKDLSAVVDVLHRLDLSRRVATLSPIGNIKG from the coding sequence ATGAGGACATCGCCGGAGCTCCGGGCAAAGGCCAGGCCGGCGGGCGACTGCGTCTGGGAGATCGCGCCGTCCGAGAAGGCCGGGATGCGGGTGCCCGCGCGCATTTACGCTTCCGAGGCGCTCTTCGGCCAGATGGATGATGGCGTCTTCGAGCAGGTGACGAACGTCGCCTGCCTGCCGGGCATCGTCCGCGCGGCGCTCTGCATGCCTGACGGCCACTGGGGCTACGGTTTCCCGATCGGCGGTGTCGCGGCCTTCGACGCCGAGGACGGCGTGATTTCGCCTGGCGGCATCGGCTTCGACATCAACTGCGGCATGCGCCTGATCCGGACCGGGCTCAGCGAGGGGGAGGTGCGCCCCCGCATCACGGAGCTCATCGACGCGCTCTTCGAGGCCGTGCCGTCCGGCGTGGGCGCCAAGGGCTTCGTGCGCCTCACCGAGGAGTCCTTCCGCCGCATCATGGTCCAGGGCGCCGGCTGGTGCGTGGCGCACGGCTACGGCTGGCCCGAGGACCTCGAACGGATGGAAGGTCAGGGATGCCTGCCGGGCGCCGATCCGACCCACGTCAGCGCGCGCGCCGTCTCGCGCGGCATGGAGCAGCTCGGCACGCTCGGCTCGGGCAACCACTACCTCGAGATCCAGGTCGTGCGCGAGGGCGGCATCCACGATCCGGTCGCAGCCCGCGCGCTCGGCGTCGAAGCGCCCGGCCAGGTCTTCGTCATGCTCCACTGCGGCTCGCGCGGGTTCGGTCACCAGATCGGCACGGACTACCTCCGCATCTTCGACCAGGCCATGCCGCGCTACGGGATCAGGGTCAACGACCGCGAGCTTGCCTGCGCGCCGTTTCGCTCCCCAGAGGGGCAGGCGTATTTCGGGGCCATGACGGCCGCGGCCAATTCCGCCTTCGCCAACCGGCAGGTGATCACCCACCGGGTGCGCGAGGTCTTCTCGCGGATCTTCGGCAGGGATGCGCGGACGCTCGGGCTCGACATGATCTACGACGTCTGCCACAACACCGCCAAGCTCGAGCGCCATCGCGTGGACGGCCGCGAGATGGAGCTGGTCGTCCACCGCAAGGGCGCCACGCGGGCCTTCGGCCCGGGCGCTCCCGACGTGCCGTCGGCCTACCGGACGATCGGCCAGCCGGTCATCATCGGCGGCTCCATGGAGACGGGCTCGGCGCTCCTCGTGGGAACGGCCCACGCCATGGAAGAAACCTGGGGTTCCACGGCGCACGGCGCCGGGCGCACCATGTCCCGCGCCCAGGCCAAGAAGCTCGTAAGGGGGGACACCCTGATTCGCGACATGGCCGCGCGCGGCATCGTCGTGCGTGCCGCCTCCAAGTCCGGCGTGGCCGAGGAGGCCGGCTTCGCCTACAAGGATCTCTCCGCCGTGGTGGACGTGCTCCACCGTCTCGACCTCTCCCGCCG
- a CDS encoding archease encodes MGHYRFLEEVALADCAVEVEGRDPADLFETAASALACLMVDPATLSITVERAVTIEAPQLDLLLYDWLSELIYLKDRDRQVFPAAQVTIAGKGPFRLDAIARGGTIDAEHTTLGADPKAVTFHQFVLEQTADGWRARLVIDI; translated from the coding sequence CTGGGCCATTACCGCTTTCTCGAAGAGGTCGCGCTCGCCGACTGCGCGGTCGAGGTCGAGGGCCGAGACCCCGCCGACCTCTTCGAGACTGCGGCTTCGGCTTTGGCTTGTCTCATGGTCGATCCGGCCACGCTGTCCATCACCGTCGAGCGGGCCGTGACCATCGAAGCGCCGCAGCTCGACCTGCTGCTCTACGACTGGCTGTCCGAGCTGATCTACCTCAAGGACCGCGACCGGCAGGTCTTCCCGGCCGCTCAGGTCACAATCGCGGGCAAGGGGCCCTTCAGGCTCGACGCGATCGCGCGGGGCGGCACCATCGACGCGGAACACACGACCCTCGGCGCCGACCCCAAGGCCGTCACCTTCCACCAGTTCGTCCTCGAACAAACCGCCGACGGCTGGCGGGCCCGGCTCGTCATCGACATCTGA